One Coffea arabica cultivar ET-39 chromosome 5c, Coffea Arabica ET-39 HiFi, whole genome shotgun sequence DNA window includes the following coding sequences:
- the LOC113690128 gene encoding uncharacterized protein gives MGKALCLVINRSGKDFNFTEWRLGYEEKLKQWVRKAVDEKTIKSGDHYAFSASEFVKHWEHIQKVVRKYPEWTVSLESEDVKGIPLPVSELKDNRAFVFEMGANNELVKLTVSREEAKRRGIKKGFFGSDEKMASQLISLVNERKTASSCVHRDENM, from the exons ATGGGCAAGGCTCTTTGTCTTGTTATCAACCGTTCTGGTAAGGATTTCAATTTCACAGAGTGGAGGCTGGGGTATGAGGAGAAATTGAAGCAATGGGTACGGAAGGCCGTCGACGAAAAAACAATTAAGTCAGGGGACCATTACGCCTTCAGTGCGTCAGAATTTGTCAAGCATTGGGAGCATATACAGAAGGTGGTGCGAAAGTACCCGGAGTGGACGGTTTCCCTTGAAAGTGAAGATGTGAAAGGGATCCCGCTACCAGTCTCTGAACTCAAGGACAACAGAGCCTTCGTCTTCGAAATGGGAGCAAACAATGAGTTGGTGAAATTAACTGTATCCAGAGAAGAAGCGAAGCGCAGAGGAATCAAGAAGGGATTCTTTGGGAGTGATGAGAAGATGGCAAGCCAATTAATCTCACTTGTG AATGAGCGGAAGACTGCTTCTAGCTGTGTGCACCGGGATGAAAACATGTGA
- the LOC113689787 gene encoding uncharacterized protein isoform X1, with amino-acid sequence MKLGNLRSGLDRMQCFLLRSLKKNLILDTTQISFYNLLRSLLSFFICNQLRRCRFDVNLADNTGNVTATLFGELAEKLLTYSALDAMQYFIRNVELPLEHVHEALKTKLFAVQIQPAQSRYGYLQQRYTVVHFYEENQGEENKSPSTSICINMASNFDETDNLGVTSPLAGFETAQISTTKKTKLALC; translated from the exons ATGAAGCTAGGCAACTTAAGATCTG GGCTGGACAGAATGCAGTGCTTTTTGCTCAGATCATTAAAGAAAAATCTTATACTCGATACAACCCAAATCTCTTTCTACAATCTCCTCAGAAGTTTACTCTCATTTTTTATTTGCAACCAACTCAGAAG ATGCCGTTTTGATGTTAATCTTGCTGATAACACTGGAAATGTAACAGCTACTTTATTTGGTGAATTAGCTGAGAAGCTTTTGACTTACTCTGCTCTGGATGCCATGCAGTACTTTATTAGA AATGTTGAGCTTCCATTGGAACATGTCCACGAAGCTCTGAAAACTAAACTGTTTGCGGTCCAGATACAGCCAGCTCAGAGCCGCTATGGATATCTCCAGCAACGCTACACTGTTGTGCATTTTTATGAAGAAAATCAGGGTGAAG AGAATAAGAGCCCTTCGACAAGCATCTGCATCAATATGGCAAGCAATTTCGATGAAACAGACAATCTCGGAGTAACCAGCCCACTAGCCGGTTTCGAAACTGCTCAGATTAGCACTACCAAGAAGACAAAATTAGCATTATGTTGA
- the LOC113689787 gene encoding uncharacterized protein isoform X2 has product MACKKCYKATDASHGHPYLCNKCSEYQEAVPRCRFDVNLADNTGNVTATLFGELAEKLLTYSALDAMQYFIRNVELPLEHVHEALKTKLFAVQIQPAQSRYGYLQQRYTVVHFYEENQGEENKSPSTSICINMASNFDETDNLGVTSPLAGFETAQISTTKKTKLALC; this is encoded by the exons ATGGCATGTAAGAAATGCTACAAAGCAACTGATGCTTCTCATGGACATCCATACTTATGTAACAAATGTTCTGAATACCAGGAAGCTGTACCAAG ATGCCGTTTTGATGTTAATCTTGCTGATAACACTGGAAATGTAACAGCTACTTTATTTGGTGAATTAGCTGAGAAGCTTTTGACTTACTCTGCTCTGGATGCCATGCAGTACTTTATTAGA AATGTTGAGCTTCCATTGGAACATGTCCACGAAGCTCTGAAAACTAAACTGTTTGCGGTCCAGATACAGCCAGCTCAGAGCCGCTATGGATATCTCCAGCAACGCTACACTGTTGTGCATTTTTATGAAGAAAATCAGGGTGAAG AGAATAAGAGCCCTTCGACAAGCATCTGCATCAATATGGCAAGCAATTTCGATGAAACAGACAATCTCGGAGTAACCAGCCCACTAGCCGGTTTCGAAACTGCTCAGATTAGCACTACCAAGAAGACAAAATTAGCATTATGTTGA